One part of the Mangrovibacillus cuniculi genome encodes these proteins:
- a CDS encoding glyceraldehyde-3-phosphate dehydrogenase, with protein sequence MRIAINGFGRIGRMVFRRAMTEGDMNIVAINASYSAETLTHLLKYDSTHGPFIGSVEPCSEGLLVNGKVITLVNERNPALLPWNELEVDIVIEATGKFNDRKNAALHLEAGAQKVILTAPGKEEDITIVMGVNDEKLNIEQHDIISNASCTTNCLAPVVKALHEEFGIVNGLMTTVHAYTNDQKNIDNPHKDLRRARACGQSIIPTSTGAAKALALVLPELKGKLHGMALRVPTPNVSLVDLVVDVEREVTVDEVNSMFKRMSRTSLNGVLEVCDEPLVSIDFNTNPHSAIIDSLSTMVMEGTKIKVLAWYDNEWGYSCRVVDLTKKVASEMGLLAKVKIS encoded by the coding sequence ATGAGAATAGCGATAAACGGTTTTGGGCGTATCGGAAGAATGGTATTTCGTAGAGCGATGACAGAAGGTGACATGAACATTGTTGCAATTAATGCAAGTTACTCTGCAGAGACGTTAACACACTTGTTAAAATATGATTCCACACATGGTCCGTTTATAGGGTCTGTTGAACCGTGTTCAGAAGGTTTGCTTGTAAATGGAAAAGTGATTACATTGGTAAACGAACGAAATCCAGCCCTTCTTCCTTGGAATGAATTAGAGGTAGATATAGTTATTGAAGCTACTGGTAAATTCAACGATCGCAAAAATGCGGCACTTCACTTGGAAGCTGGAGCACAAAAAGTAATCCTTACTGCACCTGGGAAAGAAGAAGATATCACCATTGTTATGGGAGTTAATGACGAAAAGTTAAATATAGAACAACATGATATTATTTCAAATGCATCGTGTACGACAAACTGTCTGGCACCTGTGGTAAAAGCGTTACACGAAGAGTTTGGAATTGTAAATGGTTTAATGACTACAGTTCATGCTTACACGAATGATCAAAAAAATATCGATAATCCGCATAAAGATCTACGTCGTGCAAGAGCGTGTGGTCAATCCATCATCCCAACATCAACAGGAGCTGCAAAAGCTTTAGCTCTAGTACTGCCTGAATTAAAGGGGAAATTACATGGAATGGCATTACGTGTTCCAACACCAAATGTGTCATTAGTTGATCTAGTTGTAGATGTAGAAAGAGAAGTTACTGTTGATGAAGTAAACAGCATGTTTAAACGCATGTCTAGAACTTCCTTAAACGGTGTGCTAGAAGTCTGCGATGAGCCATTAGTATCCATTGACTTTAATACAAACCCTCACTCCGCTATTATTGATTCTTTATCAACAATGGTTATGGAAGGGACAAAAATCAAAGTATTAGCATGGTACGACAACGAATGGGGCTACTCATGCCGTGTAGTAGACCTAACGAAAAAAGTAGCAAGTGAAATGGGTTTGCTGGCTAAGGTGAAGATTAGTTAA